One window from the genome of Trabulsiella odontotermitis encodes:
- the pqiC gene encoding membrane integrity-associated transporter subunit PqiC translates to MKKWLMVLLTCALTACSSSGENKTYYQLPMAQSGAQSATTQGNRLLWVEQVAIPDYLAGNGVVYQTSDVQYVIASNNLWASPLDQQLRATLVANLSSQLPGWVVASQPLGNNQDTLNVSVTGFHGRYDGRVIVSGEWLLNHQGQLIKRPFHLELKQQQDGYDEMVKMLAQAWQQEAGVIAQTINQVP, encoded by the coding sequence ATGAAAAAGTGGCTAATGGTCTTGCTGACCTGCGCGTTAACCGCCTGCAGCAGCAGTGGTGAAAACAAAACGTACTATCAGCTGCCGATGGCGCAGAGTGGTGCGCAAAGCGCCACGACGCAGGGGAACCGTCTGCTGTGGGTCGAGCAGGTCGCTATCCCGGATTACCTTGCCGGGAACGGCGTGGTCTATCAGACCAGCGATGTGCAGTACGTGATTGCCAGTAACAATCTGTGGGCGAGCCCGCTCGATCAACAGCTTCGTGCGACGCTGGTGGCCAATCTGAGCAGCCAACTGCCGGGGTGGGTCGTGGCGTCACAGCCGCTGGGCAATAATCAGGATACGCTGAATGTCTCAGTGACCGGCTTTCATGGTCGTTACGATGGCCGGGTCATCGTCAGTGGTGAGTGGCTGCTCAATCATCAGGGGCAGCTTATCAAGCGGCCGTTCCATCTCGAGCTGAAGCAGCAGCAGGATGGCTACGATGAGATGGTGAAAATGCTGGCGCAGGCCTGGCAGCAGGAAGCCGGGGTTATTGCTCAGACGATAAACCAGGTGCCATAA
- the rmf gene encoding ribosome modulation factor: MKRQKRDRLERAHQRGYQAGIAGKSKEICPYQTLNQRSHWLGGWREAMEDRAVIA; encoded by the coding sequence ATGAAGAGACAAAAACGAGATCGCCTGGAACGAGCACATCAACGTGGGTACCAGGCTGGCATCGCTGGCAAATCGAAGGAAATCTGTCCGTACCAGACCTTAAATCAAAGGTCACATTGGCTGGGAGGCTGGCGAGAAGCCATGGAGGACAGGGCAGTAATCGCCTGA
- the fabA gene encoding bifunctional 3-hydroxydecanoyl-ACP dehydratase/trans-2-decenoyl-ACP isomerase → MVDKRESYTKEDLLASGRGELFGANGPQLPAPNMLMMDRVVKMTEGGGNFDKGYVEAELDINPDLWFFGCHFIGDPVMPGCLGLDAMWQLVGFYLGWLGGEGKGRALGVGEVKFTGQVLPSAKKVTYRIHFKRIVNRRLIMGLADGEVLVDGRLIYTAADLKVGLFQDTSAF, encoded by the coding sequence ATGGTAGATAAACGCGAATCCTATACAAAAGAAGACCTTCTTGCCTCTGGTCGCGGTGAACTGTTCGGCGCGAACGGCCCGCAGTTACCGGCACCAAATATGCTGATGATGGATCGTGTCGTCAAGATGACCGAAGGTGGCGGCAATTTTGATAAGGGCTATGTGGAAGCCGAACTCGACATCAATCCTGACCTGTGGTTCTTCGGGTGTCACTTTATTGGCGATCCGGTGATGCCGGGCTGTCTGGGTCTTGATGCCATGTGGCAGCTGGTGGGTTTCTACCTCGGCTGGCTCGGTGGCGAAGGTAAAGGGCGTGCACTGGGTGTGGGTGAAGTGAAATTCACCGGCCAGGTTCTGCCGAGCGCGAAGAAAGTCACCTACCGCATTCATTTCAAGCGCATCGTTAACCGCCGCCTGATCATGGGTCTGGCCGATGGTGAAGTGCTGGTTGATGGCCGCCTGATCTACACGGCAGCAGATCTGAAAGTGGGTTTGTTCCAGGATACCTCAGCGTTCTAA
- a CDS encoding Lon protease family protein, which produces MTINKLSGRELAPDTTDYQALFAQTELTLPTDSILRDTQARLHYALEQFLYPQAISPVVLVKAPEEPEYLKLLTRLTESLQTPSQPLCGVRYDINNGVVTQRPAESPDDNFASTRPVIYADWVEAEQLFGCVRQFNGDITLQPGLVHQANGGVLVISLRALLAQPLLWMRLKNIVTRQRFDWLSFDDARPLPVHVPSMSLSLKVMLVGERDSLAEFQEMEPEFSANAIYTEFEENLQIIDEDSLRQWCQWVWQVARDAELPGPAADAWPVLIQEATRYTGDQETLPLCPLWLGRQLREAAAFTESAEFSAEQLTTMLEQRQWREGFLAERMQDEILLEQILIETEGERVGQINALSVIEFPGHPRAFGEPSRISCVVHVGDGEFTDIERKAELGGNIHAKGMLIMQSFLMAELGLEQQIPFSASLTFEQSYSEVDGDSASMAELCALISALSGAPINQSIAITGSVDQFGRAQPVGGLNEKIEGFFAICKHRDLTGKQGVIIPSANVRHLSLSQEVRQAVEEEQFFIWAVDDVTDALPLLTQLLWDGEGQTTLLQTIQERIAQASQQDARHRFPWPLRWLGWFNSN; this is translated from the coding sequence TTGACCATCAATAAACTTTCCGGACGTGAGCTGGCTCCTGATACCACCGACTATCAGGCTTTGTTTGCCCAGACCGAGCTGACCTTACCAACCGATTCGATACTCCGCGATACGCAGGCCCGTTTGCATTACGCGCTGGAGCAGTTCCTCTATCCGCAAGCTATCTCGCCTGTGGTACTGGTGAAAGCACCCGAGGAGCCTGAGTACCTTAAGTTACTTACCCGGCTGACAGAGAGCCTGCAAACACCTTCACAGCCGCTTTGCGGTGTGCGTTACGATATCAACAACGGTGTCGTCACACAGCGTCCGGCGGAATCTCCTGATGATAACTTTGCCAGCACCCGTCCGGTGATTTACGCCGACTGGGTCGAGGCCGAGCAGCTCTTTGGCTGTGTGCGCCAGTTCAATGGCGACATTACCCTGCAGCCAGGCCTGGTGCATCAGGCAAACGGCGGCGTGCTGGTCATTTCTCTGCGCGCGTTGCTGGCTCAACCGCTACTGTGGATGCGCTTAAAGAATATCGTTACCCGCCAGCGCTTTGACTGGCTGAGCTTCGACGATGCGCGCCCGCTACCGGTCCACGTACCGTCAATGTCGCTGTCACTGAAAGTGATGCTGGTTGGCGAGCGTGATTCGCTGGCGGAATTCCAGGAAATGGAACCCGAATTCAGCGCCAACGCTATTTATACCGAATTTGAAGAAAACCTGCAGATCATTGATGAAGACTCGCTGCGCCAGTGGTGTCAGTGGGTGTGGCAGGTCGCGCGCGATGCTGAGCTTCCAGGCCCCGCTGCCGATGCGTGGCCGGTGCTGATTCAGGAAGCCACCCGTTACACCGGCGACCAGGAAACGTTGCCGCTCTGCCCTCTCTGGCTGGGCCGACAGCTACGTGAAGCCGCCGCCTTTACAGAAAGCGCCGAGTTCAGCGCCGAACAGCTCACCACCATGCTTGAGCAGCGTCAGTGGCGTGAAGGTTTCCTGGCCGAGCGCATGCAGGATGAGATTTTACTTGAGCAGATCCTGATCGAAACCGAAGGCGAGCGCGTGGGGCAGATTAACGCCCTGTCGGTCATTGAGTTTCCGGGCCATCCGCGCGCGTTTGGTGAACCATCACGTATAAGTTGCGTCGTACACGTCGGCGACGGTGAATTTACCGATATCGAACGCAAAGCGGAGCTGGGCGGTAACATTCACGCCAAAGGGATGCTGATCATGCAGTCATTCCTGATGGCGGAGCTGGGTCTTGAGCAGCAGATCCCATTCTCAGCATCACTCACCTTCGAACAGTCTTACAGTGAAGTTGACGGCGACAGCGCCTCAATGGCCGAGCTGTGTGCGCTGATAAGTGCCCTGTCTGGCGCGCCCATCAACCAGAGTATTGCGATTACCGGCTCTGTGGATCAGTTTGGTCGCGCACAGCCTGTCGGCGGCCTGAATGAAAAAATCGAAGGATTCTTTGCTATCTGTAAGCATCGTGATCTGACCGGCAAGCAGGGCGTTATTATTCCGTCGGCTAATGTGCGTCACCTGAGTTTATCTCAGGAAGTTCGACAAGCGGTTGAAGAGGAGCAATTCTTTATCTGGGCGGTTGATGATGTTACCGACGCGCTGCCGTTGCTGACGCAACTGCTGTGGGATGGCGAAGGTCAGACGACGCTGTTACAGACCATTCAGGAGCGTATCGCGCAGGCGTCACAGCAGGATGCCCGTCACCGCTTTCCGTGGCCGTTACGCTGGCTGGGCTGGTTTAATTCTAACTGA
- the matP gene encoding macrodomain Ter protein MatP, protein MKYQQLENLESGWKWKYLVKKHREGELITRYIEASAAQEAVEMLLTLENKPVLVNEWIAAHMNPTLANRMKQTIRARRKRHFNAEHQHTRKKSIDLEFIVWQRLAGLAQRRGKTLSETIVQLIEDAENKEKYASKMSSLKQDLQALLGKEE, encoded by the coding sequence ATGAAATATCAACAACTGGAAAACCTTGAAAGCGGGTGGAAGTGGAAGTACCTGGTGAAAAAACACCGGGAAGGCGAACTTATCACGCGTTACATCGAAGCCAGCGCCGCGCAAGAGGCGGTGGAGATGTTGCTGACGCTGGAAAACAAACCCGTGCTGGTCAATGAGTGGATTGCCGCGCATATGAATCCGACGCTGGCGAATCGCATGAAACAGACGATCCGTGCCCGCCGAAAGCGCCATTTCAACGCGGAACATCAGCATACACGCAAGAAATCGATCGATCTGGAATTCATCGTCTGGCAGCGACTGGCGGGGCTGGCGCAACGGCGTGGGAAAACGCTGTCTGAAACCATCGTGCAGTTAATTGAAGACGCCGAGAATAAAGAGAAGTACGCCAGCAAGATGTCCAGCCTGAAACAGGATCTGCAGGCGTTGCTTGGCAAAGAAGAGTAG
- the ompA gene encoding porin OmpA — protein MKKTAIAIAVALAGFATVAQAAPKDNTWYAGGKLGWSQFHDTGWYDSSLNNDGPTHESQLGAGAFGGYQVNPYVGFEMGYDWLGRMPYKGDTINGAFKAQGVQLTAKLGYPITDDLDVYTRLGGMVWRADSSNNQIGDNHDTGVSPVFAGGVEWAMTRDIATRLEYQWVNNIGDGGTVGVRPDNGMLSVGVSYRFGQQEAAPVVAPAPAPAPEVQTKHFTLKSDVLFNFNKATLKPEGQQALDQLYSQLSNLDPKDGSVVVLGFTDRIGSDAYNQGLSEKRAQSVVDYLVSKGIPANKISARGMGESNPVTGSTCDNVKARAALIDCLAPDRRVEIEVKGIKDVVTQPQA, from the coding sequence ATGAAAAAGACAGCTATCGCGATTGCAGTGGCACTGGCTGGCTTCGCTACCGTAGCGCAGGCCGCTCCGAAAGATAACACCTGGTATGCAGGTGGTAAGCTGGGTTGGTCCCAGTTCCACGACACTGGCTGGTATGACAGCTCCCTGAACAACGACGGCCCGACTCACGAAAGTCAACTGGGTGCAGGCGCGTTCGGTGGTTACCAGGTTAACCCGTACGTTGGTTTCGAAATGGGTTATGACTGGCTGGGTCGTATGCCGTACAAAGGCGACACCATCAATGGTGCCTTCAAAGCTCAGGGCGTTCAGCTGACTGCTAAACTGGGTTACCCGATCACTGACGATCTGGACGTATACACCCGTCTGGGCGGCATGGTATGGCGCGCTGACTCCAGCAACAACCAGATCGGCGACAACCACGACACCGGCGTTTCTCCGGTCTTCGCTGGCGGCGTTGAGTGGGCAATGACCCGTGACATCGCTACCCGTCTGGAATACCAGTGGGTTAACAACATCGGTGACGGTGGTACTGTTGGCGTTCGTCCGGACAACGGCATGCTGAGCGTAGGTGTTTCCTACCGTTTCGGTCAGCAGGAAGCAGCTCCGGTAGTTGCTCCGGCTCCGGCTCCGGCTCCGGAAGTACAGACCAAGCACTTCACTCTGAAGTCTGACGTTCTGTTCAACTTCAACAAAGCTACCCTGAAACCGGAAGGTCAGCAGGCACTGGATCAGCTGTACTCTCAGCTGAGCAACCTGGATCCAAAAGACGGTTCCGTAGTGGTTCTGGGCTTCACCGACCGTATCGGTTCTGACGCTTACAACCAGGGTCTGTCCGAGAAACGTGCACAGTCTGTTGTTGATTACCTGGTATCTAAAGGTATCCCGGCTAACAAGATCTCCGCACGTGGTATGGGCGAATCTAACCCGGTTACCGGTTCTACCTGTGACAACGTGAAAGCTCGCGCTGCACTGATCGATTGCCTGGCTCCGGATCGTCGCGTAGAGATCGAAGTTAAAGGCATCAAAGACGTTGTAACTCAGCCGCAGGCTTAA
- the sulA gene encoding SOS-induced cell division inhibitor SulA — protein MYTSGYANHSTMASAAPGRHSRVASTPSSSGLISEVVYHEDQPMMTQLLLLPLLQQLGQQSRWQLWLTPQQKLSREWVQASGLPLTKVMQISQMSPCNTLESMIRALRTGNYSVVIGWLSDELTEEEHARLVMAAEEGQAIGFLMRPVRATSTATRQLNGLKIHSNFYH, from the coding sequence ATGTATACTTCTGGTTATGCAAATCACTCAACGATGGCTTCCGCAGCGCCGGGTCGTCATTCACGCGTCGCGTCAACGCCGTCTTCTTCCGGGCTGATTAGCGAAGTGGTCTACCACGAAGACCAGCCCATGATGACCCAGCTTTTGTTGCTACCCTTGTTACAACAGCTGGGTCAGCAATCGCGCTGGCAATTGTGGTTAACGCCACAGCAAAAACTGAGCCGCGAATGGGTTCAGGCGTCTGGTTTGCCATTGACAAAGGTGATGCAAATAAGTCAGATGTCGCCCTGCAATACGCTGGAATCAATGATTCGTGCGCTGCGCACTGGCAACTATAGTGTGGTTATCGGTTGGTTAAGTGATGAGCTAACAGAAGAGGAACACGCGAGACTGGTCATGGCAGCCGAAGAAGGACAAGCGATTGGCTTCCTTATGCGTCCGGTTCGTGCAACCTCTACAGCCACGAGACAGCTAAACGGGCTAAAAATTCATTCAAATTTCTACCATTGA